One genomic window of Luteitalea pratensis includes the following:
- the tssB gene encoding type VI secretion system contractile sheath small subunit, whose product MAKASSQKFIARNRAPRVQIEYAVELYGAEKKIQLPFVMGVLADLSGKPAEPLPGVDDRKFLEIDVDNFDARMKAMKPRAAFQVPNTLTGEGNLNVELTFESMDDFSPAAIAKKVDSLNKLLEARQQLNNLITYMDGKAGAEELVSKLLQDPALLQSLASTKKDADQEPSS is encoded by the coding sequence TTGGCCAAGGCGAGCAGTCAGAAGTTCATCGCGCGCAACAGGGCTCCGCGCGTGCAGATCGAGTACGCGGTGGAATTGTACGGGGCAGAGAAGAAGATTCAGCTGCCTTTCGTGATGGGGGTGCTCGCGGATCTGTCCGGCAAGCCGGCCGAGCCGCTGCCAGGCGTCGACGACCGGAAGTTCCTCGAGATCGACGTCGACAACTTCGACGCGCGGATGAAGGCCATGAAGCCGCGCGCCGCGTTCCAGGTGCCCAACACGCTGACCGGCGAGGGCAACCTGAACGTCGAGTTGACCTTCGAGAGCATGGACGACTTCTCGCCGGCGGCGATTGCCAAGAAGGTGGATTCGTTGAACAAGCTGCTCGAAGCGAGGCAGCAGCTGAACAACCTAATCACCTACATGGACGGCAAGGCCGGCGCCGAGGAACTCGTGAGCAAGCTGCTGCAGGATCCGGCCCTGCTGCAGTCGCTCGCATCCACCAAGAAGGACGCGGATCAGGAACCCTCGTCCTAG
- the tagF gene encoding type VI secretion system-associated protein TagF, with product MAAIRLRLVKQLDVGFYGKLPTHGDFLRRRTSDAFVAGWDAWLQAGMTASQAALGDRWLDVYLTSPAWRFVCAAGACGPAPVAGVLVPSIDRVGRYFPLTVVAQLSPDIPIVTVATQAPAFFTAAERLLVDTLAVENVNFERFDARVADLRAELAHLGGAGTEVVLQPAAASLLLGGANWQLPIESTGDLWTVFGQLLSRQMEGAYQPLVMWWTEGSAMVDPSCLIGAGLPSPPTFGAFLDGTWAKHRWRAVPAHVTRPEPSVEESLLDLAAVRMRSAAATDVGRVRTINQDAFVERPELGLWVVADGLGGHRDGEIASREVCDALADLPPGSDLDHLVDAALERIKQVNDHLYRASSRSILTDRCGSTVVALLVRGTRCAVLWAGDSRVYRLRAGQLDRLTTDHSVEEADPVTGRQEAHAITRAVGVSAAVPVDVYRDELRAGDRFLLCSDGLTRIVTDAQVQEWLTKPDLRGIVTGLIGLALDGGGPDNVTAVIAEAYE from the coding sequence ATGGCAGCGATTCGGTTGCGGCTCGTGAAACAGCTGGACGTCGGCTTCTACGGCAAGCTGCCCACGCACGGCGACTTCCTGCGCCGCCGGACGAGCGACGCGTTCGTCGCCGGATGGGATGCCTGGCTGCAGGCGGGCATGACGGCCAGCCAGGCGGCCCTGGGTGATCGCTGGCTCGACGTCTACCTGACCAGTCCGGCGTGGCGCTTCGTGTGCGCCGCGGGGGCATGCGGTCCTGCGCCGGTGGCGGGCGTGCTCGTGCCGAGCATCGATCGTGTCGGCCGCTACTTCCCGCTGACCGTCGTCGCGCAGTTGTCACCCGACATCCCTATCGTCACCGTGGCCACGCAAGCGCCCGCGTTCTTCACCGCTGCCGAGCGGCTGCTGGTCGATACCCTTGCCGTGGAAAACGTCAACTTCGAGCGCTTCGACGCGCGCGTGGCCGATCTGCGGGCCGAACTCGCGCACCTCGGAGGTGCCGGGACCGAAGTCGTGCTGCAGCCCGCGGCGGCGTCGCTGCTGCTGGGCGGCGCCAACTGGCAGCTGCCGATCGAGTCGACCGGCGACCTCTGGACGGTATTCGGACAGTTGCTGTCTCGCCAGATGGAGGGCGCGTACCAGCCGCTCGTGATGTGGTGGACGGAAGGGTCGGCGATGGTCGATCCGAGCTGCCTGATCGGTGCCGGGCTGCCGTCGCCACCGACGTTCGGCGCGTTTCTCGATGGGACGTGGGCGAAGCACCGCTGGCGTGCCGTGCCCGCACACGTCACGCGTCCGGAGCCGTCCGTGGAGGAGTCGCTGCTCGATCTCGCGGCGGTGCGGATGCGCTCGGCGGCGGCAACCGATGTCGGCCGCGTCCGCACGATCAATCAGGACGCCTTCGTCGAGCGGCCTGAGCTGGGCTTGTGGGTAGTAGCCGATGGACTCGGCGGGCATCGCGACGGCGAGATCGCCAGCCGCGAGGTCTGCGATGCGCTGGCCGACCTGCCGCCGGGCTCGGATCTCGATCACCTGGTGGACGCCGCCCTCGAGCGCATCAAACAGGTGAACGACCATCTGTATCGCGCCTCGTCGCGGTCGATCCTCACCGACCGCTGCGGCAGCACCGTCGTCGCCCTGCTCGTGCGCGGCACGCGCTGCGCGGTGTTGTGGGCTGGCGACAGCCGCGTCTACCGGTTGCGTGCGGGTCAACTGGATCGGCTCACGACCGATCACAGCGTCGAAGAAGCAGACCCGGTGACCGGTCGCCAGGAAGCGCACGCGATCACGCGCGCCGTCGGCGTGTCCGCCGCGGTGCCTGTCGACGTCTACCGCGATGAGCTGCGGGCCGGCGACCGCTTCCTCCTGTGCTCCGACGGGCTGACACGCATCGTCACCGATGCGCAGGTACAGGAATGGCTGACCAAACCGGACCTCCGCGGCATCGTCACCGGACTGATCGGACTGGCCCTGGACGGAGGCGGCCCGGACAACGTGACGGCGGTCATTGCCGAGGCTTATGAATGA
- the icmH gene encoding type IVB secretion system protein IcmH/DotU, with the protein MIDGDDPFKTQDATVIRPRPGAGKRGVSDPLGARPTMMPMPAPVPVPEAAREGLAIGLNPLVQAASPLLRLAGHARAAYSSLDIPDIRRQALDDIRSFEDRARAAGVAHEIVLAARYVLCATVDEAVMSTPGGSQSEWAQNPLLVALHREAWGGEKFFEMLDRIGRDPGRHIDLMELQYVCLALGFMGKYHTMDRGHERLAEVRAGLYRTIRSQRGKPPTELALRWKGLEDRRNRLVQYIPWWVAAVGVVAILIATFTLYQSRLAGLAAPIHLELSKADLQTPAPALAPARPSSGPTLKQLLAPEEGRGAVQIDEAGGRTTVTLLGADLFASGRAELNPSYTDTLHSIASALNKVPGRVEINGHTDDQPLRSFRYRDNYELSRERAVSVVDVLKRTIDSPARLRVQGKGSSEPKYEDRARNRRVEIIHVRGT; encoded by the coding sequence ATGATCGACGGCGACGATCCATTCAAGACACAAGACGCGACCGTGATCCGCCCGCGGCCCGGTGCGGGCAAGCGGGGCGTGAGCGACCCTCTCGGGGCGCGGCCGACGATGATGCCGATGCCCGCGCCGGTGCCCGTGCCCGAGGCGGCACGTGAAGGCCTGGCGATCGGGCTCAATCCGCTGGTGCAGGCGGCCAGCCCGCTGCTCCGGCTCGCCGGGCACGCGCGCGCCGCCTACTCGTCGCTCGACATCCCCGATATTCGCCGGCAGGCGCTCGACGACATCCGATCGTTCGAGGATCGGGCGCGCGCGGCCGGTGTCGCTCACGAGATCGTCCTGGCGGCGCGGTACGTGCTGTGTGCCACCGTCGACGAAGCGGTCATGTCCACGCCCGGCGGCTCGCAGAGCGAATGGGCCCAGAATCCCCTGCTGGTCGCGCTGCATCGCGAGGCATGGGGCGGCGAGAAGTTCTTCGAGATGCTGGACCGCATCGGGCGGGACCCGGGCCGGCACATCGACCTGATGGAACTGCAGTACGTGTGCCTCGCGCTCGGCTTCATGGGCAAGTACCACACGATGGACCGCGGCCACGAGCGGCTGGCGGAGGTCCGCGCCGGCCTCTATCGCACGATCCGCAGCCAGCGGGGCAAGCCCCCGACCGAACTCGCCCTGCGATGGAAGGGCCTCGAGGACCGGCGCAACCGGTTGGTGCAGTACATCCCGTGGTGGGTCGCTGCGGTCGGCGTCGTCGCGATCCTGATTGCGACCTTCACGTTGTACCAGTCGCGGCTCGCCGGACTCGCGGCCCCCATCCATCTCGAACTCTCGAAGGCGGACCTGCAGACACCCGCACCCGCGCTGGCGCCGGCACGCCCGTCGTCAGGTCCGACACTGAAACAGCTGCTGGCGCCGGAGGAAGGACGGGGCGCGGTGCAGATCGACGAGGCTGGCGGTCGCACCACGGTGACGCTGCTCGGCGCCGATCTGTTCGCCTCGGGTCGCGCGGAGTTGAACCCTTCCTACACGGACACGTTGCACAGCATTGCCTCCGCCCTCAACAAGGTGCCTGGCCGCGTCGAGATCAACGGACACACCGACGACCAGCCGCTCCGCTCGTTCCGGTACCGCGACAACTATGAACTGTCGCGCGAGCGCGCCGTCAGCGTGGTCGACGTGCTGAAGCGCACGATCGACAGTCCCGCCCGCCTGCGCGTGCAGGGCAAGGGATCGTCCGAACCCAAGTACGAAGACCGGGCGCGCAACCGCCGCGTGGAAATCATCCACGTGCGCGGCACCTAG
- the tssC gene encoding type VI secretion system contractile sheath large subunit, which yields MAEPKLQQDTAASVGAVETGDFESLLRKEFKPRTDEAQEAVGRAVRTLAEQALSQTTLIGSDVTKSIEAMVAAIDKKLSEQINLILHNPELQKLEGAWRGLHYLVNNTETDEQLKIRFMNISKQELGKTLKKYKGTAWDQSPIFKKVYEAEYGQFGGEPFGCMVGDYHFDHTPADVELLGEMAQVSAAAHMPFIAGASPTIMQMATWQELANPRDLTKIFTTPEYAAWRSLRESEDARYLGLAMPRYLARLPYGAKSSPVEEFDFEEETGAADHNKYTWANAAYAMAVNINRSFKEYGWCSRIRGIESGGAVEGLPTHTFPTDDGGVDMKCPTEIAISDRREAELAKNGFMPLVHRKNSDFAAFIGAQSLQKPAEFMDPDASANANLAARLPYLFACCRFAHYLKCIVRDKIGSFKERDEMQRWLQNWVMNYVDGDPAHSSEATKSRKPLAAAEVQVEEVEGNPGYYTSKFFLRPHYQLEGLTVSLRLVSKLPSAKAG from the coding sequence ATGGCTGAACCGAAACTCCAACAGGACACCGCAGCCTCGGTTGGCGCCGTCGAGACCGGCGACTTCGAATCGCTGCTGCGCAAGGAATTCAAGCCGAGGACCGACGAAGCCCAGGAGGCCGTCGGGCGTGCCGTGCGTACGCTCGCCGAGCAGGCCCTGTCGCAGACCACGCTCATCGGCTCGGACGTGACCAAGTCGATCGAGGCCATGGTGGCCGCGATTGACAAGAAGCTCAGCGAGCAGATCAACCTGATCCTGCACAATCCGGAACTGCAGAAGCTCGAAGGCGCGTGGCGCGGTCTGCACTACCTGGTGAACAACACCGAGACCGACGAGCAGCTGAAGATCCGCTTCATGAACATCAGCAAGCAGGAGCTCGGCAAGACGCTGAAGAAGTACAAGGGCACGGCGTGGGATCAGAGCCCGATCTTCAAGAAGGTGTACGAAGCCGAGTACGGGCAGTTCGGCGGCGAGCCGTTCGGCTGCATGGTTGGCGACTACCACTTCGACCACACCCCGGCCGATGTCGAACTGCTTGGCGAGATGGCGCAGGTCTCCGCGGCGGCGCACATGCCGTTCATCGCCGGGGCCTCGCCGACGATCATGCAGATGGCGACGTGGCAGGAACTCGCCAATCCGCGCGATCTCACCAAGATCTTCACCACGCCCGAGTACGCGGCGTGGCGGTCGCTGCGCGAGTCCGAGGATGCCCGGTATCTCGGCCTGGCGATGCCGCGCTATCTCGCTCGCCTGCCATATGGCGCCAAGTCGAGTCCGGTCGAGGAGTTCGACTTCGAGGAGGAGACCGGCGCTGCCGACCACAACAAGTACACGTGGGCCAATGCCGCCTACGCCATGGCGGTGAACATCAACCGCTCCTTCAAGGAGTACGGGTGGTGCTCGCGGATCCGCGGCATCGAGTCGGGTGGCGCCGTCGAGGGGCTGCCGACGCACACCTTCCCGACCGACGATGGCGGCGTCGACATGAAGTGCCCGACCGAGATCGCGATCAGCGATCGCCGGGAGGCCGAACTGGCCAAGAACGGCTTCATGCCGCTCGTCCACCGCAAGAACTCGGATTTCGCGGCGTTCATCGGCGCGCAGTCACTGCAGAAGCCGGCCGAGTTCATGGATCCGGACGCCAGCGCCAATGCCAACCTGGCGGCGCGGCTGCCGTACCTGTTCGCTTGCTGCCGGTTTGCACATTATCTGAAGTGCATCGTCCGCGACAAAATCGGCTCGTTCAAGGAACGCGACGAGATGCAGCGGTGGCTGCAGAACTGGGTCATGAACTACGTGGACGGCGATCCCGCCCACTCGAGCGAGGCGACGAAGTCGCGCAAGCCACTGGCGGCCGCCGAGGTGCAGGTCGAGGAAGTCGAGGGCAACCCCGGGTACTACACCTCGAAGTTCTTCCTCCGGCCCCATTACCAGCTCGAAGGCCTGACCGTATCCCTGCGGTTGGTGTCGAAGTTGCCGTCCGCCAAGGCCGGCTGA
- the tssA gene encoding type VI secretion system protein TssA yields MSSAGWSLEALLAPIDPEHPCGVSLEDLPPLTTLDALRLFGQSRSADAPPGPDETRKPPDWGEIRAQSLEGLGKSKDLRLLGYLATAVLRTDGLLAFFDTLTAAASWLDQNWPDVHPLVDEDAMARRNALNCFADPMAVLDRLRRTPIVESRQHGRFGLRDIDIAKGNLQPGPSENRPDMAQIDMALGEMPLEALMLMQQGAEGALAAANRIDARMRDAGGPDMAPGLEPLTAQFARLNLLLQAQVALRVPEEVPAGAEGGTGTAPGTVAIGSIGSRQDAVRALDAVAEFFRRNEPSSPVPLLIDRAKRLVSKNFLEVLEDVAPDAVSIARAFGGLKDGE; encoded by the coding sequence ATGAGTAGTGCGGGTTGGAGTCTGGAGGCGCTGCTCGCGCCGATCGACCCGGAGCACCCGTGTGGGGTCAGTCTCGAGGACCTGCCGCCGCTGACCACGCTGGACGCGTTGCGGCTGTTCGGACAGTCGCGGTCGGCCGACGCTCCACCGGGACCGGACGAGACACGGAAGCCGCCGGACTGGGGCGAGATCCGCGCGCAATCACTCGAGGGCCTCGGCAAGTCCAAGGACCTCCGGTTGCTCGGGTACCTCGCCACGGCGGTGCTGCGGACCGATGGCCTGTTGGCGTTCTTCGACACGCTGACCGCGGCGGCCAGTTGGCTCGACCAGAACTGGCCGGATGTGCATCCGCTCGTCGACGAGGACGCGATGGCCCGGCGCAACGCGCTGAACTGTTTTGCCGATCCGATGGCGGTGCTCGATCGGTTGCGGCGGACGCCGATCGTCGAGAGCCGCCAGCATGGGCGGTTCGGTCTTCGCGACATCGACATCGCGAAGGGCAACCTGCAGCCGGGCCCGTCGGAAAACCGGCCCGACATGGCGCAGATTGACATGGCCCTGGGCGAGATGCCGCTGGAAGCCCTGATGCTGATGCAGCAGGGCGCCGAGGGCGCGCTGGCGGCGGCCAACCGGATCGACGCCCGGATGCGTGACGCCGGTGGTCCGGACATGGCGCCCGGCCTCGAGCCGCTGACGGCGCAGTTTGCCAGGTTGAACCTGCTGTTGCAGGCGCAGGTGGCGCTCCGAGTGCCCGAGGAGGTGCCGGCGGGCGCGGAGGGAGGGACGGGGACGGCGCCCGGCACGGTGGCCATCGGGTCGATCGGTTCGCGGCAGGACGCGGTGCGCGCGCTCGATGCGGTCGCCGAGTTCTTCCGGCGAAACGAGCCATCGAGTCCGGTGCCGCTGTTGATCGACAGGGCAAAGCGGTTGGTGTCGAAGAACTTTCTCGAAGTGCTGGAGGACGTGGCGCCCGATGCGGTCTCCATCGCGCGCGCGTTCGGCGGCTTGAAGGACGGCGAATAA
- the tssM gene encoding type VI secretion system membrane subunit TssM produces MLSLLKRTIQLLPGFLLIAAVIWLAGPYLVISGSRPLETESSRLTAIVFVVLAWLAWVLFERWRARRASSQLASAVISQASAEPLPSGDVVKLRESFEQAVATLGARQKGRTLYDLPWYVFIGPPGSGKTTALLNSGLHFSLDASGGQSRLKGVGGTRNCDWWFTDEAVFLDTAGRFTTQDSDASADSAGWKEFLALLTKYRKRRPINGVILTISVKDLLTQGESAREQQVEAARYRLRELGRELQIELPVYVMVTMCDLIAGFAEYFDDQVQEGRAQVWGVTFPYEKTVSGQVTRMFPSEFEALVTRLNERMFARLEEETDARRRARIFAFPQQVASLRDSLAQYLNDLFAVKSGDQRILLRGVYFTSGTQEGTPIDRLLGAIGRGFRVAPEAVVAPGGRGKAYFVERLLTQVLIGESGLAGVNRRLEMRTAGLQLATYAGLVILTVLGVMVLSVSYRRNAEYLADMEREVTRLRAVPAARSVTSVQGLLPRLDAIRAVVTSANRHNDSVPWGMRWGLYQGRAMANAAQDAYLLELDASLLDFVAARLQQRLVQYGSEPEKLYEYLKAYLMLGQPEHMNEKHLQYLVNLEWSPANGVPHDVGASLTQHFQTLLDSDERLRPVPINASLVSQACSTVRRASMGRIMYSWLRETYASNDSQGVRLDVAGGVATTQVITRKSGVSLSQPLPSLFSRSAFEKITGSDLPELVEEFSKDNWVCDGGSDLGDRTRLQGELTNIYQQEYIAAWDAVVNDLVIVTPSTVDGMADLLGVLGGPTSPLKNLLDVITENTRLVGPAKAEAPADPGILAKGKSYADRVTTMFKQGPAAVAPSTPGALVTAHFKDLHRLVEGEAGKTPIEGSLNRLREVEQQLRGFGAAYGQKSIEVAQGDPQLRNLFMQIGRESETLPTPVREMIEQIGSRAQKTVTTASIDALASSYRQEVLAPCERLIAGRYPFSTSNSEIPLTEFAELFGPKGVFDRFFTERLESRVDTSTRPWSWKPGTVAPYPGMLGHFEDARAIRDAFFAGGSAQPSLRFGVIIASVDTETTQFALEIDGQKFDDRKGGAAPGTWPGQNAGSASASFNDRTGIASGPRFEGPWALFRFIDAGQPRHDSDTRTTLTFRGRREHEAQVVIDAVSLDNPFAKREWQRFGCGS; encoded by the coding sequence ATGTTGTCGCTGCTCAAGCGCACCATCCAGCTCCTGCCAGGGTTCCTGCTGATCGCGGCAGTGATCTGGCTTGCTGGCCCGTACCTCGTCATCTCCGGGTCGCGGCCGCTCGAGACCGAGTCGTCCCGGCTCACCGCCATCGTCTTCGTGGTGCTGGCGTGGCTGGCCTGGGTCCTGTTCGAGCGGTGGCGGGCACGGCGCGCGAGCAGCCAGCTGGCCTCGGCCGTCATCAGCCAGGCCTCGGCCGAGCCCCTGCCATCGGGCGACGTCGTCAAGCTGCGTGAAAGCTTCGAGCAGGCAGTCGCGACGCTCGGCGCGCGCCAGAAGGGACGCACGCTCTACGACCTGCCGTGGTACGTCTTCATCGGGCCGCCTGGATCGGGCAAGACGACCGCGCTGCTCAACTCCGGCCTGCACTTCTCGCTGGACGCCTCCGGCGGGCAATCGCGGTTGAAAGGCGTGGGCGGCACGCGCAACTGCGATTGGTGGTTCACCGACGAGGCCGTCTTCCTCGACACGGCGGGCCGGTTCACCACGCAGGACTCCGATGCGTCGGCAGACAGCGCGGGCTGGAAGGAATTCCTCGCCCTGCTGACCAAGTATCGCAAGCGCCGGCCGATCAACGGCGTCATCCTGACCATCAGCGTCAAGGACCTGCTTACCCAGGGCGAGTCCGCCCGCGAGCAGCAGGTCGAGGCGGCACGGTACCGGCTGCGAGAACTCGGTCGCGAACTGCAGATCGAGCTCCCGGTCTACGTGATGGTGACCATGTGCGATCTGATCGCCGGGTTTGCCGAGTACTTCGACGATCAGGTGCAGGAAGGACGCGCGCAGGTCTGGGGGGTGACCTTCCCGTACGAGAAGACGGTGTCGGGCCAGGTCACGCGCATGTTCCCGTCCGAGTTCGAGGCGCTGGTGACCCGGTTGAACGAGCGGATGTTCGCCAGGCTCGAGGAGGAAACCGACGCCCGCCGGCGCGCGAGGATTTTCGCCTTCCCGCAGCAGGTGGCATCGTTGCGTGACTCGCTCGCGCAGTACCTGAACGACCTGTTCGCGGTGAAGAGTGGCGACCAGCGCATCCTGCTGCGCGGCGTGTACTTCACGAGCGGCACGCAGGAGGGGACGCCCATCGATCGGCTGCTCGGCGCCATCGGCCGCGGCTTCCGGGTCGCCCCGGAGGCGGTGGTGGCGCCCGGTGGACGCGGCAAGGCGTACTTTGTCGAGCGCCTGCTCACGCAGGTCCTGATCGGCGAGTCCGGATTGGCGGGCGTGAACCGCCGTCTCGAGATGCGGACGGCAGGCCTGCAGCTGGCGACGTACGCGGGGTTGGTGATCCTGACGGTGCTCGGCGTGATGGTGCTCTCGGTCAGCTATCGCCGCAATGCCGAGTACCTGGCCGACATGGAACGCGAGGTGACGCGCCTGCGCGCGGTACCGGCGGCGCGCTCGGTGACCTCCGTCCAGGGCCTGCTGCCGCGGCTCGACGCCATTCGCGCCGTGGTCACGTCCGCCAACCGGCACAACGACAGCGTGCCCTGGGGCATGCGATGGGGGCTCTACCAGGGGCGCGCCATGGCCAACGCGGCGCAAGACGCGTACCTGCTCGAACTCGATGCCTCGCTCCTGGACTTCGTCGCCGCCCGGCTGCAGCAGCGGCTCGTGCAGTACGGCAGCGAGCCCGAGAAGCTGTACGAATACCTGAAGGCGTACCTGATGCTCGGTCAGCCCGAGCACATGAACGAGAAACACCTGCAGTACCTGGTGAACCTGGAGTGGAGTCCGGCCAACGGCGTGCCGCATGACGTCGGCGCCTCGCTCACGCAGCACTTCCAGACCTTGCTGGATAGCGATGAACGGTTGCGCCCGGTGCCCATCAACGCGTCGCTCGTGTCGCAGGCCTGCAGCACCGTACGGCGCGCGTCGATGGGCCGCATCATGTACAGCTGGCTGCGCGAGACCTACGCGAGCAACGACTCGCAGGGCGTGCGGCTCGACGTCGCCGGCGGCGTCGCGACGACGCAGGTGATCACGCGCAAGAGCGGCGTGAGCCTGTCGCAGCCGCTGCCGAGCCTGTTCAGCAGGAGTGCATTCGAGAAGATCACCGGCAGCGACCTGCCCGAACTGGTCGAGGAGTTCTCGAAGGACAACTGGGTGTGCGATGGCGGCAGCGATCTCGGGGACCGGACGCGGTTGCAGGGCGAGCTCACCAACATCTACCAGCAGGAATACATCGCGGCATGGGACGCCGTCGTGAACGATCTCGTGATCGTGACGCCGTCCACCGTGGACGGCATGGCCGATCTGCTCGGTGTCCTCGGCGGCCCGACGTCCCCCCTGAAGAATCTCCTGGACGTCATCACGGAAAACACCCGGCTGGTCGGGCCCGCCAAGGCCGAGGCGCCGGCCGACCCCGGCATCCTTGCCAAGGGCAAGTCGTACGCCGATCGCGTCACGACGATGTTCAAGCAGGGGCCGGCGGCCGTTGCGCCGTCGACGCCGGGGGCCCTGGTGACGGCGCACTTCAAGGACCTTCATCGCCTGGTCGAGGGGGAGGCCGGCAAGACGCCGATCGAGGGTTCGTTGAACCGGTTGCGTGAGGTGGAGCAGCAACTGCGCGGGTTCGGAGCCGCCTACGGGCAGAAATCGATCGAGGTGGCCCAGGGCGATCCGCAGTTGAGGAACCTGTTCATGCAGATCGGCCGGGAGTCGGAGACGCTGCCGACGCCGGTGCGCGAGATGATCGAACAGATCGGCAGCCGCGCCCAGAAGACGGTCACCACGGCCTCGATCGACGCGCTCGCGTCGTCGTACCGGCAGGAGGTGCTCGCGCCGTGCGAACGCCTCATTGCCGGCCGCTATCCGTTCTCGACCAGCAACAGTGAGATCCCGCTCACCGAATTCGCCGAGCTCTTCGGACCGAAGGGCGTGTTCGACCGGTTCTTCACCGAACGCCTGGAGAGTCGCGTCGACACGTCCACGCGGCCGTGGAGCTGGAAGCCCGGAACCGTGGCGCCGTACCCGGGCATGCTTGGACATTTCGAGGATGCGCGTGCCATACGCGACGCCTTCTTCGCGGGCGGCTCGGCGCAGCCGTCCCTCCGTTTCGGCGTCATCATCGCCTCGGTCGATACCGAAACGACCCAGTTCGCCCTGGAGATCGACGGGCAGAAATTCGACGACCGCAAAGGCGGCGCCGCCCCCGGCACGTGGCCAGGCCAGAACGCCGGCAGCGCCTCGGCGTCCTTCAACGACCGGACCGGCATCGCATCGGGGCCCCGGTTCGAGGGTCCCTGGGCGCTGTTCCGGTTCATCGATGCCGGCCAGCCGCGTCACGACAGCGACACCCGGACGACGCTGACGTTCCGGGGCCGGCGCGAACACGAGGCCCAGGTCGTGATCGACGCCGTGAGCCTGGACAATCCATTCGCCAAACGCGAATGGCAGCGATTCGGTTGCGGCTCGTGA